Within Gemmatimonadota bacterium, the genomic segment GCAGCCCGGCCGCGGCGTCGGCCAGGTTGCGGACGCCGAAAGCCACGCTGGCCCCGTCGAAGGTGGCATCGGCGAAGGGCAGGCGAAGCCCATCGGCGGCCACCTCCGTCACCGCCGCGTCGCCTATCTTGGCCCGCCCCAGCTCCAGCATCGGCACGGCGAAGTCGGCGGCCACTACCGTCCCCACGCCGCCCTGAGCGCGCGCGATCGCCAGGGACAGGTCCAGCGTGCCGGCGCACGAGTCGAGCACGCGCCGGCGGGGCGTTCCCGAGGTCAGCTCGGCCGCCGCGGCCCTGCGCCAGAGCCGGTCCACGTTGAGGCTCAGCAGGTGGTTCAGCAGGTCGTAGCGGGGCGCGATATCGGAGAACATGCGACGCACCGCGCCGGCCTTTTCGGCGCCTTCGGGCGCGGGCGCGCCGGGAGAAGCGGCGGGCGACGTCAAGTGCCGTTCCCGCCGGGGTCAGGGTAGCGTCCTGTCATGCCTTGGGTTAGCGTCGAGGCAACCGGTGGCCGGCGGCGCCAGTTCAGCGCGCGGCACCGGCTTGCGGCGCCTACACTAGCAGGTCGTTGAAAAAAAGGGGAGTGCGACCGGGCTCAGGGGGAAACCGGTCTACCCGGGCGCGCGTAGAGCCAGAGCCCGCGGGCGTTCGCCAGACAGAGCTGCGCTCCCGGGGGCGTCGAACGGCCCCCGAACCGGTATCGCCGCGATACGAGTGGACTTCACCGCGCTGTCTGATCAGGACGTCGTCGCGCAGGCCGCCGAGGGCCACGAGCGCGCGTATCGCGAATTGATCTCGCGCTACGAGCGGCCCGTATTCTCCCTCATCTATCGCCTGGTACGCGACCGGGAAGCCGCCGAGGACCTCGCGCAGGAGACCTTCATCAAGGTCCTGAACGCCATCGATCGGTACGATTCGTCCTACAAGTTCAGTTCCTGGATCTTCAAGATCGCCAACAACACCGCGATCGATTCGCTGCGCAAACGAGGCCTGGATACGGTCTCGCTGGACGGATCTCCGCACGCCCGTTCGGTGGCGGAGGCGTCCGAAGGCTGGAGCCCCACGGCCGTGGCGCGCGACGAGAGCCCGGAGGAGTACGTCGAACGGCTGGAGCTGGGGGCGGGACTGGAAGAGGCGCTGTCCGAGCTGAGGCCGGAGTACCGGACCGCGATCATTCTGTGGCACATGGAGGATCGCCCGTACGAAGAGATCGCGGAGATCATGGACGTGCCGCTTGGCACCGTGAAGACCTATATCCACCGGGCTCGCAAGGAGTTGCGGGCCCGGCTAGAATGGACGATACAGGGGTGACGGAGGGAAGCCTTGGCGCGGCCGACGCGGGTGAAACCAAACGACGTCCGGGACCGTAGAGAACGCGAACCCGGCAACGGGAACAGAGAACCATGAGCGAAGACATGCTACATCCAGAACCGGCACGGCTCGAGGCGCTAGCCGAGAGCAGCCTCCCGGAGGCCGACCGCGCGACGGTCGCTTCGCACGTTGAGACGTGCGAGCGCTGCGCCGCCGAGGTCGAGCAGTTCCGGGTGCTGTTCGCGGCCCTCGCAGAGCTGCCGCAGTTGGCGCCCAGCGCCGACTTCGCGGACCGGGTAATGGCGAGCGTGCAGGTCGCTCCGGTTCCGGAAGTCGTGCCCGCCCGGACCGCGCTCGCGGATCGGGTGCGCCGGCTTTTGCCGGGCAAGCGCACGCGCTGGTCGCTGGCCGCCGCCTTGAGCGGACTGCCGGTGGTGACGGTCGGAGCCGCGGTCGCGTGGTTGATCGCGCAGCCGGACGTCTCGGTGCAGGCGCTTTGGATCTTCGCCACCCAGCGGGTCGGGGCGGGGGTTACGGGCGGCGCGTCCTGGGTCGTGGAGACCCTGGCGGCGACGCGCCTGGGCAGTTGGGCCGGCGCCTTCGGGCGAGGTATCGCGGCCATCGATCCGAGTCAATTGGGCTTCGCCGCGGCGGGATTCGCGGTGCTGGCCATCACATCGGCCTGGGTTCTCTACTCCAATTTGATCAGACCGCCGACGAGAGAACGGCAACATGTATCCTACAGCTTCTAAGCGCGCAGCGGTGCGCACTCTGGACAACGCCGAGCGTACGAGTCGCCTGCGCTTCGCCGCCCTGATCCTCGGCTGGGCCACGCTCGCGTTCGCCGCGACCGGGCTCAGCGCGCAGGATACGGTGGAAGACGCCGTCGACGACGCCATCGAGGCGGTCGAGACGGCCGTCGCCCAGTCCGCGCAGGACGCAACCGAGGACGTCGCCGCCGCGCTCAACGAGGTCGCGGACCAGACCGCCCGGCGCCTGGTGGCGTATTCCACCGACCTGGACAGCGACGAAGCCGAGCTCACGCTGGAGTTCGCCGGCGGCCGCGAGATCGCGTTCGCGCTGGGCGAGGAGCGCGTGTGGGTCGACGGCCGGCGCATCGGCACCTACGACGAGGGCGGCGCGCTGGACCGCTCCTGGCGCGCGCTGTTGCGCGGCCTGGACGGCCCCGCCGGCGAGGTCGCGCAGCAGATCATCGCCTGGGAGCCCACGGGCGAAGGCGTGGAGCAGGCGTTCGACGACGCGCTCGAGGATTTCCTGTCGGGCGCGGCGGGGGCCGAGGCCTACGGTACCCGGCCCGCCATCGAGGTGCTGGACGGCGCCGGCGACAGCGTGGTGCGGCTGAACGTCCGCCTCCAGGAGTTGGAGCTCGCGGTCGAGGACCTGGAGGGCACCCGCGAGCGGCTCCGCGCCGAGAATCGCCAGGCCCAAGATTGGGCGCGCAGCTACCGCGGCCCGTTCCACAGCGTCCGACGCGGCATCGCCGGCATCCTGGCGACCCTGCTCAAGTACGCCCTGCTGATCGGCATCGGCTGGGCCATCGTGTACTTCGGCGGACGCCCGTACCTGGAGACGATCGCCGACGCCGCCCGCAACCAGCCCGTGCGTTCGTGGGCGGTGGGCTTCGCGGGCGGCTTCCTGCTGCTGCCCGCGTTCGTGATCGGGTGCCTGGTGCTGGCCGTGTCCATCGTCGGCATCCCGGCGCTGCTGCTGTGGCTGCCCGGATTCCCGATCGTGGTCATGCTGGCCGCCATTCTCGGCTTCCTGGGCGTGGCGCACGGCGTCGGCGAGATGCTGGCGGAGCGGCGTTTCCGGGGCGGCGAATGGTTCCAGCGCGCCAACTCCTACTACTACGTGATGACCGGCGTGGGGGCGCTGCTGGTGCTGCCTCTCGCAGGCCACGCGGTCCGCATGGTCGGATTCCTGGGCCCGCTCGTGGCGCTGCTTCACTTCCTGGGCGTAGTCGCCATCTGGCTGGCGGCCACCATCGGCTTCGGCGCCGTGCTCACCACGCGCGCGGGTTCCGTGCAGCCGGATGGCTCCAAGACCCAGCGCGCCAAGGCCGAGCCCGCCGAGGCCGACAACGACGCCGAACCGGTGGTGGAGTCCTTCGATGTGTAGTACCCGCGGCGTGAGACAGGGCCGGGCAGGCGGGATCGCCCTGCTGGCGCTGGTGCTCGGCGCGGGAGCCGGCGAGCTCGCCGCGCAGGACTGGCGCACGTTCAAGAGCTTCCGCGAGTTCGGCGGCGAGGAGGAGCTCGTGGTCGAGGTCAAGTACCTCGCGGGAGAGCTCCGCATCGAGCCGGCCGAGGACGGAACGCTGTACCGCGCCTCGATGCGCTACGACCCGGACCTGTTCGTGCCGGACGTGCGCTACCGCAGAAACAAGCTCGTCGTACGCGTCGACGGCGAGGGAGGATTCGAGGCGCGCCGCGGCGGCGAGGCCGGCTCGCTCGAGCTGGCGCTCGGGCGCGAGACCCCGCTGATCCTGGACCTCGGCTTCGGCGCCGGCCGGGGCAACATAGAACTCGGCGGACTGCCCATAAGGCGCGCCAACATCAGCACGGGCGCGTCGTCGACGGAAGTCCGGTTCTCGAGCCCCAATCCCGAGCGAGCGTCGAAGCTGGCGATAAAGGGCGGCGCGGCCGAGCTGAGGGTCATCGGGCTCGGCAACGCCAACGCCGACGAGATCGAGGTGGCTGGAGGGGTGGGCGAGATCACCCTGGACTTCACCGGCGAGTGGGCGCGCACGTCCGCGGTGGACATCGACATCGGGCTGGCGCAGCTGAACCTGATCCTGCCCTCCAACCTGGGCGTGCGGATCGATCGGGAGTCGCTGCTGGCCACCTTCGACGCCGCGCGCATGGTCAAGGAGAACGACTCCTACGTGTCCGAGAACTGGGATTCGGCGGCCGACAAGCTGACGATCCGGCTGGACGCCGCGCTGGCCTCGGTCAACGTGCGCTGGGTGGGCGCCCCGGCCCGCAGCCACTGAGTTCGCTCTACTCCTGCGGCGCGGACGCCTGTCGCACGATGACCGGCGTTCCCAGCCCCACCTTCAGCTTGTCCGCCGCGCGCCCATCGCGTACGGCCACCTCCACCGTATCGTCCGACCCGATCAGCGCCAGAGTCTCGCCGGAGTCCGCGTCCCCGTACGTCGTGCGGATCGTGCCCGCCTCCGCGCGGCCGACCAGGGTCCGCACCGGCCCCGCCTCGAGCAGGCCCCGCACCCACTCCCCAGGTACGTCGGTGATCAGGTTGCCGAACCGGTCTACCTGCACCACGCGGCCCTCGACTTCGTTGCCGCGGTGGATCGCCCGGGGGAGGTCCAGGCGCACCGGGTGGATCAGCGGTGAACCCAGCTCGGAAAGCGGCACGCCGGCCGCGAGGTGAGCCGCGGCGGGGGCGAAGATGTCCCTGCCGTGGAAGGTGGGGGCGACCTCGGGTCGGCGAAAACGCGCCCTGTCGAGCGACACGGCGGCCTCCAGATCGGTCTCCCCGAGCACCCAACTGAGGAGGCCGTTGTCTGGCGCCACGAAGTAGCGCCCTGCCACCCGAGCGGCGATTGCCCGACGGTCCGTGCCCACGCCCGGATCCACCACCGCCAGGTGGACCGCACCCGGTGGAAACAGCGCCCAGTAGCGCCGCAGCGCCCAGGCGGCACCCGCTATGTCGCCCGGCTGTATGTCGTGACCGGCGTCGATGAGCTGCGCGCCGGGGGCGAT encodes:
- a CDS encoding sigma-70 family RNA polymerase sigma factor, with the translated sequence MDFTALSDQDVVAQAAEGHERAYRELISRYERPVFSLIYRLVRDREAAEDLAQETFIKVLNAIDRYDSSYKFSSWIFKIANNTAIDSLRKRGLDTVSLDGSPHARSVAEASEGWSPTAVARDESPEEYVERLELGAGLEEALSELRPEYRTAIILWHMEDRPYEEIAEIMDVPLGTVKTYIHRARKELRARLEWTIQG
- a CDS encoding SAM-dependent chlorinase/fluorinase encodes the protein MNSPVTLLTDFGTRDGYVAAMKGVIATIAPGAQLIDAGHDIQPGDIAGAAWALRRYWALFPPGAVHLAVVDPGVGTDRRAIAARVAGRYFVAPDNGLLSWVLGETDLEAAVSLDRARFRRPEVAPTFHGRDIFAPAAAHLAAGVPLSELGSPLIHPVRLDLPRAIHRGNEVEGRVVQVDRFGNLITDVPGEWVRGLLEAGPVRTLVGRAEAGTIRTTYGDADSGETLALIGSDDTVEVAVRDGRAADKLKVGLGTPVIVRQASAPQE